From a region of the Heliangelus exortis chromosome 19, bHelExo1.hap1, whole genome shotgun sequence genome:
- the C19H12orf43 gene encoding protein CUSTOS isoform X1, which translates to MLRAGGTTTPSVPRACRAFNMAAPSARGLDTDSDSDSNGEAAARFREAAWDCAAQAAAVAVPVEPRGGGFKKDRLQAAQPSLRREVNGHDEDGNELQTTPEFRAHVAKKLGAMLDSFITVLKDSSGPPQTPVQQPDSGEDGFRLFSSSVPGDCGKSEPCPAARRRQQPSSSDTDSDQEWQRCQEAAVSATDILKQSAFPALSQDFSQDQSQVYVDHSHKKKKKKKIRGENNIQEKIIDPAECDQFSKDLPWLVSANGQHERQDSNHMENAVVPGAMKKKKKKKKKRE; encoded by the exons ATGCTCCGCGCCGGCGGGACTACAACCCCCAGCGTGCCCCGCGCTTGCCGCGCTTTCAACATGGCGGCGCCCAGTGCCCGCGGCCTGGATACGGACTCAGACTCGGACAGCAACGGCGAGGCGGCAGCGCGGTTCCGGGAGGCCGCTTGGGACTGCGCTGCGCAGGCGGCGGCAGTGGCGGTGCCGGTGGAGCCGCGCGGCG GTGGCTTTAAAAAGGATCGGTTACAGGCTGCTCAGCCTAGCCTAAG GCGTGAGGTGAACGGTCACGACGAGGATGGAAATGAGCTACAGACAACACCAGAGTTCAGAGCACACGTGGCAAAGAAATTGGGAGCAATGCTAGACAG TTTCATCACTGTCTTGAAGGACTCATCAGGACCTCCACAAACACCTGTGCAACAGCCTGACTCTGGAGAGGATG GTTTTCgcctcttttcttcctctgtcccGGGAGACTGTGGGAAATCAGAGCCTTGCCCTGCAGCAAGGAGGAGacagcagcccagctccag TGACACGGATAGTGACCAAGAGTGGCAAAGGTGCCAGGAGGCTGCTGTGTCAGCCACAGACATTCTGAAACAGAGTGCTTTTCCTGCATTGTCCCAGGATTTTAGCCAGGATCAGAGTCAGGTTTATGTAGATCACagccataaaaaaaagaagaaaaagaaaattagaggaGAGAACAATattcaagagaaaataatagACCCAGCGGAGTGTGACCAATTCAGCAAAGATTTGCCATGGTTGGTGTCTGCAAATGGACAGCATGAGAGGCAGGACAGCAATCATATGGAGAATGCAGTGGTGCCAGGagctatgaaaaagaaaaagaagaagaagaaaaaaagagaatga
- the C19H12orf43 gene encoding protein CUSTOS isoform X2, producing the protein MAAPSARGLDTDSDSDSNGEAAARFREAAWDCAAQAAAVAVPVEPRGGGFKKDRLQAAQPSLRREVNGHDEDGNELQTTPEFRAHVAKKLGAMLDSFITVLKDSSGPPQTPVQQPDSGEDGFRLFSSSVPGDCGKSEPCPAARRRQQPSSSDTDSDQEWQRCQEAAVSATDILKQSAFPALSQDFSQDQSQVYVDHSHKKKKKKKIRGENNIQEKIIDPAECDQFSKDLPWLVSANGQHERQDSNHMENAVVPGAMKKKKKKKKKRE; encoded by the exons ATGGCGGCGCCCAGTGCCCGCGGCCTGGATACGGACTCAGACTCGGACAGCAACGGCGAGGCGGCAGCGCGGTTCCGGGAGGCCGCTTGGGACTGCGCTGCGCAGGCGGCGGCAGTGGCGGTGCCGGTGGAGCCGCGCGGCG GTGGCTTTAAAAAGGATCGGTTACAGGCTGCTCAGCCTAGCCTAAG GCGTGAGGTGAACGGTCACGACGAGGATGGAAATGAGCTACAGACAACACCAGAGTTCAGAGCACACGTGGCAAAGAAATTGGGAGCAATGCTAGACAG TTTCATCACTGTCTTGAAGGACTCATCAGGACCTCCACAAACACCTGTGCAACAGCCTGACTCTGGAGAGGATG GTTTTCgcctcttttcttcctctgtcccGGGAGACTGTGGGAAATCAGAGCCTTGCCCTGCAGCAAGGAGGAGacagcagcccagctccag TGACACGGATAGTGACCAAGAGTGGCAAAGGTGCCAGGAGGCTGCTGTGTCAGCCACAGACATTCTGAAACAGAGTGCTTTTCCTGCATTGTCCCAGGATTTTAGCCAGGATCAGAGTCAGGTTTATGTAGATCACagccataaaaaaaagaagaaaaagaaaattagaggaGAGAACAATattcaagagaaaataatagACCCAGCGGAGTGTGACCAATTCAGCAAAGATTTGCCATGGTTGGTGTCTGCAAATGGACAGCATGAGAGGCAGGACAGCAATCATATGGAGAATGCAGTGGTGCCAGGagctatgaaaaagaaaaagaagaagaagaaaaaaagagaatga